One genomic window of Pecten maximus chromosome 3, xPecMax1.1, whole genome shotgun sequence includes the following:
- the LOC117323128 gene encoding tctex1 domain-containing protein 1-like — translation MEGQLSADNLKAHEAHLKESSIQPDSTVVEGATSSSKSSLGAKKMGTPSNKLSLKDRLTLGGHSSMDDKKSDAGSGSKLSSSMNRTRFSRLRTKLKMQSLFGASLSKTGSESGHKPIKSLENTYKVEPEEGTQFSIANAEKIMTNVFEAYLKGRQYDAKKFRLLSKSLADMIKERVKQSGIVRYKIVATVLIVEDCGQSVRLGSRCLWDTTYDNQATVVFKGDGFEAVGSVFATFFA, via the coding sequence ATGGAGGGACAACTCAGCGCCGACAATTTAAAAGCACACGAAGCCCACCTGAAGGAGTCGAGTATACAACCAGATAGCACTGTGGTAGAGGGTGCGACCAGCTCTTCCAAGTCATCGCTAGGAGCCAAAAAAATGGGGACTCCTTCTAATAAACTTAGCCTCAAGGACAGACTGACTCTAGGAGGACATTCTTCGATGGATGACAAGAAAAGTGATGCTGGAAGTGGTTCAAAATTGTCCAGCAGTATGAACAGAACAAGGTTCAGTCGGCTTCGGACTAAACTTAAAATGCAAAGTCTTTTTGGAGCGAGTTTATCCAAGACAGGATCTGAGTCTGGCCATAAACCAATCAAATCGTTGGAAAACACCTACAAAGTAGAGCCAGAGGAAGGAACGCAGTTTTCCATAGCAAACGCCGAGAAGATTATGACAAATGTGTTTGAGGCGTATCTGAAAGGGCGACAGTACGACGCAAAGAAGTTTCGACTCCTGTCGAAATCTCTAGCAGACATGATAAAAGAGAGAGTGAAGCAGAGTGGAATTGTCCGTTATAAGATCGTAGCTACGGTACTTATCGTTGAGGACTGTGGTCAGTCTGTCCGACTGGGCAGTCGTTGTCTATGGGACACGACGTACGACAATCAAGCGACCGTTGTATTCAAAGGAGATGGGTTCGAGGCCGTCGGATcagttttcgccacatttttcGCCTAA
- the LOC117323129 gene encoding histone H1-beta, late embryonic-like, translated as MSAAAASPAKKVKKASKPKVPAAHPTYAAMIASALGALKERGGSSKIAIAKYINANYKVGNDSTKVNSRVKIALKSCVKKGSLKQVKGTGASGSFKLGEKKPTAEKKPKVAAKKVKKPKAAATTPKKAAGEKKAKSPKKTAKKAAAKPKKVKTPKKPAAKKPAAKKPAAKKPAVKKAAKKPAKK; from the coding sequence ATGAGCGCCGCAGCAGCATCTCCAGCTAAAAAGGTCAAGAAGGCTAGCAAGCCTAAGGTTCCAGCAGCTCACCCAACATACGCTGCTATGATTGCCTCAGCCTTAGGAGCTTTGAAGGAGAGAGGTGGATCGTCCAAAATCGCCATTGCCAAGTACATCAATGCTAACTACAAAGTTGGTAACGACTCTACCAAGGTCAATTCCCGAGTGAAAATTGCTCTCAAAAGCTGCGTGAAGAAGGGGTCACTGAAGCAAGTTAAAGGCACTGGAGCTTCTGGCTCATTCAAACTTGGAGAAAAGAAACCCACAGCAGAGAAGAAGCCTAAGGTAGCAGCCAAGAAAGTAAAGAAGCCAAAGGCAGCAGCCACAACGCCAAAGAAAGCAGCGGGTGAAAAGAAAGCCAAGAGTCCCAAAAAGACTGCCAAGAAAGCTGCCGCTAAGCCAAAGAAGGTTAAGACCCCCAAGAAACCAGCAGCAAAGAAGCCAGCAGCTAAGAAACCGGCAGCGAAGAAGCCTGCAGTGAAGAAAGCAGCCAAGAAGCCTGCCAAGAAGTAA